In Ananas comosus cultivar F153 linkage group 10, ASM154086v1, whole genome shotgun sequence, the sequence ACATATTTTTCTCCGTATCTTTCTTCATCACCTTCGCCACTGCCATCTCGAAATCTTCTTGGGTTACATGTACTCTTCTCTCCCTGAGAGCAAACATCCCTGCTTCTGTGCATACTGCCTGGAAACATAAAGTGCACGAGAACCAAAATGTTACTTGAAATCACAATTCACAAATCAACAAATAGTTACACAAAACAAAATAAGAGATTGATCTGTTTTAGGGTTTTTGAATCACAAATCAACAATAACAATGCAAATTAAAAGTAAGAGATTCAATTGTTTCCTTGGCTCCTGAACCACACCAAGCAACGGATGACCTAAAGATATCGAACTCTTCAACCAACTCCAACATAACATAACAAGCATGCCgttaaagaaaggaaaactgTTTAATTATATGAAAGATACCAACCTTGAGTTCTGCTCCAGATGCCCCATTCATCTTCTCTGCTATCTTTTTAAGGTCAATCCCCCTCATTAAGTTCATCTTCCTTGAGTGAATTTTCAAGATATCGAAACGAGACTGAAAAATATGCAGTGTGTCAGGTACACAAGTTCTAGCGCATAATTGTCAAAAATAATACGAATGTAATCAAATGGCAAGCACCTCTTCATTGGGATTTGGAAACTCGATTTTTCTATCAATTCGACCAGGCCTGAGCAGGGCTTGATCCAATATATCAATGCGATTTGTAGCCATTAAAACCTGCTCAAGAAAGTTTCTATTTAGCAAACCTACCTCATAGTAGTAAGTCCACTTGAATAAATGACATACAGTACAGACATACTATAaaacaaaagccaaaaaaaatacTTTGATTTTATTCGACGCTTCAAACCCGTCTAGCTGATTGAGAAGCTCGAGCATTGTGCGTTGTACTTCACTGTCACCATTACCACTGCCCGATTCCATCCTAGCGGATCCAATACTGTCGATTTCATCCATGAAAATGATTGATGGAGCATGTTCcctgaaaatcaaatttattgaatttaacACTATGCCAGTCACAATATTACAGTACAGCTGATTAATATATAAACATACGCCAAAGCTAAATGTGAACTCAGAGGCAATTTACTTGGTTGATGTTACTAACCATACGAAAGTGTTTAGTTGGGAAATTTCTATCCCAGGGACGGTAGTTAATGTCCCTCAGGATAATGCTATTTCTAGGAGCTATACCCACTCCACTGCTTTGGTTAAAGGAAAGAACTGTCGTGGGAATGTCACAATCCCAACCAGCTCCAGGGAACTGTTATTGGACAGGTTCACATCGTTGCGCTGGGGATATCTAACCCATCCAATTCCAAATGGGGATACACCACTTAACACCATGTTTGGTGGGGCGGCAGGGATATTCTCTACTACCCACCAACCATTACATTCGTACATGAAGGGATTATGACTCAGAAATTGTCAATACACATGATTATAAGATGGTACTTTATAAATGTATGTTGATTAACagttaaatattattaacaattaaaaactAGCTAATTCAACAAATTGGCCGCAAAAATACTTGAAATAGAAGATATTGTTCACACCTAGCCATCACAAACAGCTCCCGAACCATTCTGGAGCCCTCTCCAATATACTTCTGAACCAACTCAGAACCAGAAACTCTAATGAAGGTGCAATCAGTATGATGTGCTACTGCTCTAGCTagcagagtttttcctgtaccagGAGGCCCATAAAGCAAAACACCCTGccgaaataaaatttagtattagTTTCACACCGTCAAATTACTATAGAAGTTAAGAAATAATGAGGAAGAGGATCGAACAAGATGATATCCTCATACCTTTGGTTGAGCAATTCCAAGGCTTTCGAATAATTCAGGATGCTTGATTGGAAGCTCAATAACCTGTAAATCAATAGGAAATATGCTAAAATACCAGAAGTGCTAGCCTCTATTTCTAAgatgcacttttgctctttcTTCACTAACCTCCTTTATCTCTTTAATTTGCTGATCAAGGCCACCAATCATATCATAAGTAGAATCAGGAACCTTTTCAACCTTCATAAGATTGACCAAAGGATCAACCTTGCTGGGCAAGACCAAGTGAAGCATATAGCTATCATTCCGTAGAGCAACTCTAGTTGATGGTGTTATTTTCGTTATGTCAATGTTCTTGTCAATATCAACAACATATTTCCCTTCCGGATGGACCTGAAAGAATATCCGAGggtttaaaatctctatatgtTCGTTACACCAACAACCAAGCAGCTAAATATTGCAAACAAGTAACAGAAGCAACCAATCACAAATTATAATTTGCAACTGAAAGTAGATAATACTCTTATACTACAAAAACAGTGATATTTCTTATCCCTGAGAATAAATAAAGATATGATTTACCTTGactaaaactttagattttccCATAACCTTCACCACCTCGCCGACATATGAACCAGGTTCCTGAAGTAGCTGCAGCTCTTCTCGTAGCATTCTTACTGCAATTTGAGAAcccaaatataatataaaagagtaaaagaaagaaactaTACGACAAAAGTACAGAAAAAACTCACAAATAGATTCAGGATATTGAggaaacaattaaaaatattaggaacaCATTTCGAGGGAGATATAAACGAGAATAAACAGCACAGGTTATTCTACAATATACCGTTATATCAAATGTCAGGATTCAACTTCAGACGTAATAGAGGTTGTCAAAATTGCCAATAGAATCAACCATACCTTTCAATATTAACATCATTCCACTCAAAAAGAAGATCAAATACTTTATACTTTAAAAAACAGATCACTGATCAAGTAAGAACATATTGTTTCACTCCTAAGACGTGCCTTAGCCAATCTAAAAGTAATTCCCGATGTAGAGTTCATATATGTAAACAACCGATCGGGAAGTAAGATAAGAAACCAAGTTTCACATCTCCATAACCTCACTAGTATCAGTATGTCAACTGTAAGCCATCGCCTATCCCTCAGCAATCCCAAATAATCACCTACAAATCCCCCGATCTAACTCCAGATAGATCGTAAACATCAAAAAATATAGTAGATCCAAAGTTAGCAACGAAATGGCTTAGATCGAGTTCGAACAAtcaaaattagggtttcagGAATTGAGGACTGACCGCGGGAGTTGAGATCGTTACGCTGGGCCTCGAGGCGATTGAGATTGTGGGTCTTCTGCCGGAGAATGAGCTGGAGATCGTGGATGTGCTGCATATAATATTGCTTCAGCCCCTCGCCGCCTCCGCTTCCCCTCACCCTCACCGGCGGTGACCACACCTCATCCTCCACTCTCCCCCGCTTCGTCGACTCCACCTCCGCCGTCGCCATACGCTCCTCCCCCACCGGTACACGCTCAGCGCCCACCGCCTTCGCCGAGGGTTTTGCCTTTCTATGCAAGCAAGGAGAAAAAACAAATGCGGTGCGGTGCGAGCTCAACTCCAAGCTctgtttattaattattatagagGAAGAGATAGTAATGGACCGGGTTTGGGCTTCGTCGGGGCCCATCGACTAAATAACAACCATTTGGGCCAGTGGATGCGGCCCAATGTCTTCTTCGCATTTTCCCTTGCTTCTTCAATGCCTGAGATAAGAATAGTTTAACAATCTTCCATCGTCGGATCTCGATCCAACGGCCGAGACTCACAAACCAATCACATTGAGAGACGCGAACACCTTTAAAAAGCACTCCGTTTGCAGGTGGAGGTACGCCGTACACGCAACAGGATTCTCCCTCCATTTTCCCTTTCGCCCTTCGACTCctcctttcctcgcgccgcgcCCTTCTTCTCCTCCGTAGGTTTCTCGGCTCTTTCTCCCCCTGTTTTCAATTTGTTCTGTGAATCCAGAACTAATGCATAATGTAGTGATAGTTACTCTCAATTAGTTACTTTTTTTCTCCGtgtttttttgattttgtttgttAGTGTTCTGAGTTCTAGAGGATTTCCTCGCCTCTTTTGTTACACCGGAGCTAGGGTTTGGACTTTGACTTGGGATTTTTATCTCTTTGGGTCCCCATTTTTTTGAATTCAGCTGTCACAATTGATCCTTTACTGGGGGATTTCTTCGACGGTCGTActgatggagaagaagaagatgaaggggGCGGCGGATCCGATCGTCTGCCCCGGGCACTCACGGCCGGTGATGGATTTGTTCTACAGCCCCCTCACTCCCGACGGATTCTTTTTCATTAGCGCCAGCAAGGGTCAGAGCCTCTCCTTTGCTCTCGCAATTAAGGCTGATGAGCATTGCTATCTGAAATTgatagttcttacttatatttCATAGGTAACTATTAATTTTCATGTGCC encodes:
- the LOC109716268 gene encoding 26S protease regulatory subunit 8 homolog A; translated protein: MATAEVESTKRGRVEDEVWSPPVRVRGSGGGEGLKQYYMQHIHDLQLILRQKTHNLNRLEAQRNDLNSRVRMLREELQLLQEPGSYVGEVVKVMGKSKVLVKVHPEGKYVVDIDKNIDITKITPSTRVALRNDSYMLHLVLPSKVDPLVNLMKVEKVPDSTYDMIGGLDQQIKEIKEVIELPIKHPELFESLGIAQPKGVLLYGPPGTGKTLLARAVAHHTDCTFIRVSGSELVQKYIGEGSRMVRELFVMAREHAPSIIFMDEIDSIGSARMESGSGNGDSEVQRTMLELLNQLDGFEASNKIKVLMATNRIDILDQALLRPGRIDRKIEFPNPNEESRFDILKIHSRKMNLMRGIDLKKIAEKMNGASGAELKAVCTEAGMFALRERRVHVTQEDFEMAVAKVMKKDTEKNMSLRKLWK